A genomic stretch from Salmo trutta unplaced genomic scaffold, fSalTru1.1, whole genome shotgun sequence includes:
- the LOC115181653 gene encoding iroquois-class homeodomain protein irx-1, producing the protein MSFSQLGYSQFLSGSQEVYGGDRAGLGRDGGADGGVNQAATAAAVSSMLGMYGNPWAAQNYSAFLPYSGADLALISQMNPQYDLKDSPGAHPGGLAVHASAGFYPYGQYGYGDPNRAKAATRETTSTLKAWLQEHQKNPYPTKGKKIMLAIITKMTLTQVSTWFANARRRLKKENKVTWGRSAEDRDGRIFSSDNEDEPEKHGSEDEEEEEIDLESIDIDKVEENPGDQREVDGEGKLAARDVSDSGSLESQRTMSVKALRSTEGPISLIKAPVGACKNAVDLSPNAPGCQRPPQNKPKIWSLAETATSPDSSIKPSPAVSIPHQATIPSHHPALLPGHGIYTCQIGKQLHNWANAAFLSANSLLGVRSLLGAANPAGHHMPLHGPLNHQDARLTQASGASCTEEESGDESLESFSPKRDDDVNIRRSGSPKSPFQLITDRSHHGTAQRALSTISTI; encoded by the exons ATGTCTTTCTCGCAGCTGGGGTACTCCCagtttctaagtggctcccaggAGGTTTACGGGGGCGACCGGGCCGGCTTAGGCCGGGATGGAGGCGCGGATGGCGGCGTGAATCAGGCAGCTACTGCCGCTGCAGTTAGCTCGATGCTGGGGATGTATGGTAACCCGTGGGCGGCTCAGAACTACAGCGCGTTTCTCCCCTACAGCGGTGCAGACCTCGCCCTCATATCGCAAATG AACCCTCAGTACGATCTGAAGGACAGTCCAGGAGCTCACCCGGGAGGTCTGGCTGTCCACGCCAGCGCAGGGTTCTACCCGTACGGCCAGTATGGCTATGGCGACCCGAACCGAGCCAAGGCCGCTACGAGGGAGACCACCAGCACTCTGAAGGCCTGGTTGCAGGAGCACCAGAAGAACCCGTATCCCACCAAGGGAAAAAAGATCATGCTGGCCATCATCACCAAGATGACACTCACACAG GTGTCCACGTGGTTCGCCAACGCGCGCCGGCGTCTGAAGAAGGAGAACAAGGTGACGTGGGGCCGCAGCGCGGAGGACCGGGATGGACGGATCTTCAGCAGCGACAATGAGGACGAGCCTGAAAAACATGGGAgcgaggatgaagaggaggaggagatcgaTTTAGAAAGTATCGACATCGATAAAGTCGAAGAGAACCCAGGAGATCAGAGGGAAGTGGATGGAGAGGGAAAGCTGGCCGCCAGGGACGTATCGGATTCTGGTAGCTTGGAGAGCCAGAGGACGATGTCTGTCAAGGCCCTCAGAAGTACGGAGGGGCCTATTTCTCTCATTAAGGCTCCTGTTGGTGCTTGTAAAAACGCAGTGGATCTTTCCCCCAATGCACCGGGGTGCCAGAGGCCCCCACAGAACAAACCCAAAATCTGGTCTCTGGCGGAGACGGCCACAAGCCCCGACAGTTCCATCAAACCTTCCCCGGCTGTCTCGATTCCTCACCAGGCCACGATCCCCTCCCACCACCCGGCCCTACTCCCGGGTCATGGAATATACACATGCCAAATCGGGAAGCAGCTCCACAACTGGGCCAATGCGGCGTTCCTCAGCGCCAACTCTCTGCTGGGTGTCAGGTCACTTCTCGGCGCGGCAAACCCAGCCGGACACCACATGCCTCTCCATGGCCCGCTGAACCATCAGGACGCACGGTTGACGCAGGCCTCAGGGGCATCGTgcacagaggaggagagtggagatgaGTCGTTGGAGAGCTTCAGTCCAAAGCGAGATG ATGACGTGAATATTCGCAGGTCTGGCTCGCCGAAGTCTCCCTTCCAGCTGATTACTGACAG ATCTCACCACGGAACGGCGCAGCGGGCCCTCTCGACAATTTCCACAATATGA